The following proteins are co-located in the Dyadobacter chenwenxiniae genome:
- a CDS encoding acyltransferase, which yields MIEDFTTVNNGVGEVRIGNNSLIGLGNVIIGPITVGNNVILAQNIVASGLNHNYTDTRRPIHEQGVSVAPIVIEDDCWIGANSVITAGVTIGKHCVIAAGAVVTKSIPPYSVVVGNPARVIKQYDGSRNEWVKTI from the coding sequence ATGATTGAAGACTTTACTACGGTTAATAATGGTGTGGGGGAAGTTAGAATAGGCAATAATTCGTTGATTGGGCTGGGCAATGTTATCATTGGCCCGATAACGGTTGGTAATAATGTTATTCTCGCTCAAAATATCGTGGCAAGCGGACTGAACCATAACTACACCGACACCAGGCGACCGATTCACGAACAAGGTGTCAGCGTCGCACCCATTGTGATTGAAGATGATTGCTGGATTGGTGCTAACTCGGTCATCACTGCCGGCGTTACCATTGGAAAACACTGCGTAATTGCCGCAGGAGCCGTCGTCACAAAAAGTATCCCTCCCTATTCCGTCGTTGTAGGCAATCCTGCGCGGGTTATTAAACAGTACGATGGGTCTCGCAACGAATGGGTTAAGACCATTTAA
- a CDS encoding O-antigen ligase family protein, with the protein MEKDLQLFISNSNAAERTFKGKLHKLFLIDKLSNTTGLLILLLLSAGLGALIAYHGIIAGALIIVLMIGPPFIYSIVVFPQFGITVLLMLAYLLFFVGRLGIDFPLGTVMDGIQGLLILGFFIRQKRNPDWTMFRGQIGTMILIWIVYNITQVANPVAESRLAWVYTIRAVAIVMLTYFVFMYQIRTVEQVRFILKMWIGLATFAALYAFKQEFIGFSAAEEAWLYSDPNIKELLFISGHWRKFSIFSDPVAFSYNMVVSSILCIALLSYVKERWKKVVLAGLTVMMFTAMLFSGTRGAYVLLPAAMVLFVILKFNRQVLIGTAIAGVGIVFLILVPTSNSNIVRFQTAFKPNEDISFQARKNNQKRIQPYILSHPMGGGLGATGAWGQRFAPQSYLANFPPDSGYVRIAVELGWIGLAIFCVLMFFILREGINNYFSIRDPELKTYCMAMLLIVFAYNIGNYPQEALVQFPSNIYFYLVVALINVTKIIDEKQQIRKVRQEVVPEAQ; encoded by the coding sequence ATGGAGAAGGATTTACAACTTTTTATTTCCAACAGCAATGCGGCTGAGCGAACATTTAAAGGCAAGCTTCACAAGCTGTTTTTGATAGATAAGCTCAGCAATACCACCGGACTGCTCATCCTTCTTTTGCTTTCAGCGGGGTTGGGTGCTTTAATAGCGTATCACGGCATCATCGCCGGCGCTTTGATCATTGTGTTAATGATTGGGCCGCCATTTATTTATTCCATTGTTGTTTTTCCGCAGTTCGGGATTACCGTTTTACTGATGCTCGCCTATCTGCTCTTTTTTGTAGGCAGGCTGGGCATAGATTTCCCGCTGGGAACGGTCATGGACGGAATTCAGGGACTACTCATTTTAGGCTTTTTTATTCGCCAGAAACGTAACCCAGACTGGACCATGTTCAGGGGGCAGATCGGGACGATGATCCTGATCTGGATCGTTTATAACATTACACAGGTGGCGAATCCGGTTGCTGAATCGCGCCTGGCCTGGGTTTACACGATCAGGGCGGTGGCAATTGTAATGCTTACGTATTTCGTTTTTATGTATCAGATCCGGACGGTGGAGCAGGTCCGGTTTATTTTGAAGATGTGGATCGGTCTGGCAACATTTGCTGCGTTGTACGCATTCAAGCAGGAATTTATCGGCTTTTCGGCTGCCGAGGAAGCCTGGCTATATTCGGACCCTAACATCAAGGAGCTGCTTTTCATTTCCGGGCACTGGCGGAAGTTTTCGATTTTTTCAGACCCTGTGGCCTTTTCGTATAATATGGTGGTTAGCAGTATTTTGTGTATTGCGCTGCTATCGTATGTGAAGGAGAGATGGAAAAAAGTTGTGCTCGCGGGGCTTACAGTGATGATGTTTACCGCGATGCTTTTCTCAGGAACAAGGGGCGCGTATGTGTTGCTGCCGGCTGCCATGGTGTTGTTTGTAATTTTGAAATTCAACAGACAGGTGCTCATTGGAACTGCCATTGCAGGCGTGGGGATAGTATTTCTAATTTTGGTGCCTACCTCAAACTCCAACATTGTCCGCTTTCAAACTGCATTCAAACCTAACGAAGACATTTCCTTTCAAGCCAGGAAGAACAACCAGAAACGGATTCAGCCTTACATTTTGTCCCATCCGATGGGGGGCGGCCTGGGGGCGACGGGCGCCTGGGGACAGCGCTTTGCACCACAGTCTTATCTGGCCAATTTCCCACCGGACAGTGGTTACGTGCGAATAGCCGTGGAGCTGGGCTGGATTGGTCTTGCTATATTTTGTGTGTTGATGTTCTTTATTTTAAGAGAGGGCATTAATAACTATTTCTCCATCCGCGATCCAGAGCTGAAAACGTATTGTATGGCCATGCTGCTCATTGTTTTTGCCTATAACATTGGTAATTATCCGCAGGAAGCACTGGTTCAGTTTCCCTCAAATATCTATTTCTATCTCGTTGTTGCGCTCATTAACGTCACCAAAATCATTGATGAAAAACAGCAGATTCGAAAAGTCAGGCAGGAAGTTGTTCCGGAAGCACAGTAG
- a CDS encoding TolC family protein yields the protein MRYAVFLIPLFLITLTTHAQESLSKDVDYAYLEKLIAVTRANYPKIKMYDDRVTIAEYAIKKAKLSYFDIFNFSYLYSPNNNTATISPTLLSGYQLGFFVNIGAILQKPSLIKQAKVELSVMQHDKESFDLNMVAEVKKRYFTLIQKRAVYKVRSNAALDVESMVANVKKRFEMGQESLEKYNQILVMQTDHYQNLLNAESDILIAKSSLEELLGQKLEDVK from the coding sequence ATGAGATACGCAGTGTTTTTAATTCCCTTGTTTTTGATTACCCTCACAACACACGCCCAGGAGTCTTTGAGCAAAGATGTAGACTACGCTTATCTCGAAAAACTAATTGCGGTTACCAGAGCTAATTACCCGAAAATAAAAATGTACGACGACCGGGTAACGATTGCCGAATACGCGATCAAGAAGGCAAAGCTCTCGTACTTTGACATTTTCAATTTCTCTTACCTGTATAGCCCAAACAATAACACCGCCACGATTTCGCCAACGCTGCTGAGTGGTTACCAGCTGGGCTTCTTCGTCAATATTGGCGCTATTTTGCAAAAGCCCAGCCTCATTAAGCAGGCCAAAGTGGAACTTTCGGTGATGCAGCATGACAAGGAATCATTTGACCTGAATATGGTCGCGGAAGTAAAAAAACGGTATTTCACATTGATCCAGAAGCGCGCGGTTTATAAGGTGCGCTCCAATGCGGCGCTGGATGTGGAAAGTATGGTTGCCAATGTAAAGAAGCGCTTTGAAATGGGGCAGGAGTCACTGGAAAAATATAACCAGATACTGGTTATGCAAACAGACCATTACCAGAACTTGCTGAATGCCGAAAGTGATATTTTGATAGCGAAAAGCAGTCTGGAAGAGTTATTGGGACAAAAATTAGAAGATGTAAAATGA
- a CDS encoding exopolysaccharide transport family protein, giving the protein MSEFVQFLRLLQRNKVTLILVPLITVILCYFLVRRLPDTFESHARIATGLVDKTDQVVTKAKDEQDQQIARKFESLIQVMRLKRTIDQVSYRLLLNHLKGLKDSTWREPVKELESMSKADKSKAIALITQKYKNREELFLSKPYENELNNIIVDMGYGANALREKLIIYRTGVGDYIDIEFEAENPELAAYVINTLSEEFISDNSTRVVGNNKKTIDFLQRFMLQKLSALNSRMNTLRNFKIQNRVLNLNEQAKSIYGQMADYETRREVAQKDIVALAAAINNIDKKFDPTERKYFESALTGINQKIIASKSNLRALNERYVVSNFDQRLKFSIDSLRNQLTEEIDEATDKYAYNPMALKQDLVTQKLQMEISLELAKSSVASIQGELNRLNRKFDGLVPNEATIQEYETSIDIASKEYIEALQRYNEASLEFSFPVYLRLIERAMPGEVQASKKMVLVVLSGVISLTFCVFVFFILYYIDKSIRYPLQLANATERPVLGYLNALDKGSNVSLSGMNASDDRSIRLYKNLVRSIRYELDNEIDDPKIIAVTSLSQGVGKTSFVVALAWAFSKINKSVLIIDGNFGQPDISKLNPDSSQIESFVKSNTVIEASAGQIRILGNKGGDISLLELADEKAVGDRLQVLKTQFDIILVETDSLTAMNKAKEWITFSDRVVAVFAAGRSISDEDQSKIQYLNNLDAKFSGWVLTNTEDIPEQAGKIGKPVEV; this is encoded by the coding sequence ATGAGCGAGTTTGTACAATTCCTGAGACTACTGCAGCGAAATAAGGTCACATTGATCCTGGTTCCGCTGATCACCGTTATCCTTTGCTATTTCCTTGTACGGCGCCTGCCTGACACATTTGAATCACACGCACGCATTGCAACCGGCCTTGTGGACAAGACAGACCAGGTTGTTACCAAAGCAAAGGACGAGCAGGACCAGCAGATCGCACGCAAGTTTGAGAGCCTGATTCAGGTCATGCGTTTGAAAAGGACGATTGATCAAGTGTCCTACCGACTTCTCCTGAACCATCTCAAAGGCTTGAAAGACTCGACCTGGCGCGAGCCCGTGAAGGAACTGGAAAGCATGAGCAAAGCCGATAAAAGTAAGGCGATTGCCCTGATCACTCAGAAATACAAGAATCGCGAGGAGCTGTTCCTGTCCAAACCCTATGAAAACGAGCTGAACAACATTATTGTGGATATGGGTTATGGCGCCAATGCACTGCGTGAAAAGCTGATCATTTACCGCACAGGCGTAGGCGATTATATTGATATCGAATTCGAAGCGGAGAACCCCGAACTCGCCGCCTATGTGATCAATACGCTGAGCGAAGAGTTCATCTCAGATAACTCGACGCGCGTGGTTGGAAACAATAAAAAGACCATTGATTTTCTGCAACGTTTCATGCTGCAAAAACTCAGCGCGCTCAACAGCCGCATGAACACGCTCAGGAATTTCAAAATTCAGAACCGGGTTTTGAACCTGAATGAGCAAGCGAAGAGCATTTATGGCCAAATGGCTGATTATGAGACACGAAGAGAAGTTGCACAGAAGGACATTGTGGCGTTGGCAGCGGCAATCAACAACATTGATAAAAAGTTTGATCCCACCGAGCGGAAATATTTTGAAAGCGCACTGACCGGGATCAATCAAAAAATCATTGCCTCGAAAAGTAATCTGCGCGCATTGAATGAGCGATATGTGGTCAGCAATTTTGATCAGCGTCTGAAATTCAGCATCGATTCCCTGAGAAACCAGCTGACAGAAGAAATCGACGAGGCGACGGACAAGTATGCCTACAACCCGATGGCGCTAAAACAGGATCTGGTCACGCAGAAATTGCAAATGGAAATTTCGCTGGAACTGGCCAAAAGCAGCGTTGCCTCAATTCAGGGTGAGCTCAACCGGTTGAACAGGAAATTTGACGGACTGGTGCCAAATGAAGCGACCATCCAGGAATATGAAACATCAATTGACATTGCCAGTAAAGAATACATTGAGGCATTGCAGCGCTATAATGAGGCGAGCCTTGAATTCAGCTTTCCGGTTTACCTGCGTCTGATCGAAAGAGCGATGCCGGGTGAAGTGCAGGCATCCAAAAAAATGGTGCTGGTGGTGCTTTCCGGCGTGATCAGCCTGACATTCTGCGTGTTCGTGTTCTTCATTTTGTATTATATTGATAAGTCCATCCGGTATCCGTTACAACTGGCCAATGCAACCGAAAGGCCTGTATTGGGTTATCTCAATGCATTGGACAAAGGCTCAAACGTGAGCCTTTCGGGGATGAATGCTTCGGACGACAGGTCGATCAGACTGTATAAAAATCTGGTTCGATCCATTCGCTATGAGCTTGATAATGAAATAGATGATCCTAAAATCATTGCAGTCACAAGCCTGTCACAGGGCGTGGGGAAAACCTCATTTGTTGTTGCGCTCGCCTGGGCTTTTTCTAAAATAAATAAGTCGGTGCTCATTATTGACGGAAACTTTGGACAGCCGGACATTTCCAAGCTGAACCCGGATTCGAGCCAGATCGAAAGCTTCGTAAAGAGCAATACGGTGATCGAAGCCAGTGCGGGGCAAATCCGTATTCTGGGCAATAAAGGGGGCGACATTTCCCTGCTCGAACTGGCCGACGAAAAGGCTGTAGGCGATCGCCTGCAAGTGCTTAAAACGCAATTCGACATTATTTTGGTGGAAACAGACTCGCTCACGGCAATGAACAAGGCCAAGGAATGGATCACATTTTCAGACCGCGTAGTCGCTGTTTTTGCCGCTGGAAGATCTATTTCAGATGAAGATCAGTCTAAAATCCAATATCTCAATAATTTGGACGCCAAGTTCTCAGGCTGGGTGCTGACCAACACCGAGGACATTCCCGAGCAAGCCGGTAAAATTGGAAAACCTGTGGAAGTATGA
- a CDS encoding glycosyltransferase: MDIVITGQQAWDVEIGSNCKNIALEFSKHHRVLYVNSPLDRASLFKNSKDPKVLKRREVIKNKRDGLEKVQENLWVLYPDKLIESINWISSDKIFTFFNRRNNRIFADCIQKEIDKLGFKDIIHFNDNDMFRSFYLKDMLEPKLSIYYSRDYMRAVDYWKKHGDLLEPQLIAKSDLCVANSTYLADYCRKFNPNSYYVGQGCDLDIFLAGGNAPKPADLSHLSSPRIGYVGALQSIRLDMDLLRYIAEQRPTWNIVLVGPEDNEFLASKLHELPNVLFTGSRDISDLPAYINAFDVCLNPQLLNEVTIGNYPRKIDEYLAVGKPTVATSTDAMSVFSEHVYLGKSKDDYIKLIEQALSENSEARIAARRTFASSHTWENSVGEIYKAIGASGSGKKDYRYSNFN; encoded by the coding sequence ATGGATATCGTCATTACCGGACAACAGGCTTGGGACGTAGAGATAGGAAGTAATTGCAAAAACATTGCGCTTGAATTTAGCAAGCACCACCGTGTCTTGTATGTGAATTCCCCTCTCGACCGTGCCAGTTTGTTTAAAAACAGCAAAGATCCAAAGGTCCTGAAACGCCGGGAAGTAATTAAGAATAAGCGGGATGGACTGGAAAAAGTGCAGGAAAACTTATGGGTGCTCTATCCGGATAAGCTCATAGAATCAATAAACTGGATTTCTTCGGATAAAATTTTTACTTTCTTCAATCGAAGGAACAACCGGATTTTTGCAGATTGTATCCAAAAAGAAATCGACAAGCTGGGCTTTAAGGATATCATTCATTTTAACGACAATGATATGTTCCGGAGCTTCTATCTGAAAGATATGCTCGAACCCAAATTGTCGATTTATTACTCGCGGGATTATATGCGGGCCGTTGACTACTGGAAAAAGCATGGCGACTTGCTCGAACCGCAGCTGATTGCCAAAAGTGATCTCTGCGTAGCCAACTCGACTTATCTGGCCGATTATTGCCGAAAATTCAATCCAAATTCATATTATGTGGGTCAAGGCTGCGACCTGGACATTTTTCTGGCAGGTGGCAATGCACCCAAACCGGCCGATCTGAGCCATTTATCCAGCCCGCGCATTGGTTATGTGGGTGCATTGCAAAGCATCCGCCTGGATATGGACCTGCTCCGGTACATTGCCGAGCAACGGCCCACGTGGAATATTGTGCTGGTAGGACCCGAGGATAATGAATTCCTGGCCAGCAAATTACATGAATTGCCTAACGTGCTATTCACGGGTTCGCGGGATATCAGCGATTTACCTGCCTATATCAACGCTTTTGACGTTTGCCTCAATCCGCAATTACTGAACGAGGTTACCATTGGAAATTACCCGCGAAAAATAGACGAATATCTGGCTGTCGGAAAGCCAACGGTGGCAACCAGCACCGACGCGATGAGTGTTTTTTCGGAGCATGTCTACCTTGGAAAGTCCAAAGACGACTACATTAAGCTTATCGAGCAGGCACTTTCGGAAAATTCAGAGGCCAGGATTGCGGCGCGCAGAACATTTGCGAGCTCCCACACATGGGAGAATAGTGTCGGGGAAATTTACAAGGCGATCGGCGCGTCAGGTTCCGGTAAGAAAGATTATCGTTACAGCAATTTTAACTGA
- a CDS encoding beta-1,6-N-acetylglucosaminyltransferase, with translation MKIAHLILAHGQPAQLARLVRTLAHPDAYFFLHIDKKAVLPEFEAILPKENVFYVNKREKVGWGAYSIVQATINGLEAIVSSELNIGYINLLSGSDYPLKRADEIHNFFRDQNGKNFMEFLSVSHEWKEAIPRLSEYHLTDYHFSGKYFVQRWMNKLLPARKMPDNLVAVGRSQWMSITLDAAKYLLTYLKAHPEVTHFFKHTWAPDEIIFQTILYNSRLRDTMVNNNLRYIRWQDGKASPEIFTAMDEQDLLNSGALFARKFDMTSHPEILDQIDKKIFSYT, from the coding sequence TTGAAAATCGCTCACCTGATATTGGCTCATGGACAACCTGCACAACTAGCCAGGTTGGTTAGAACATTAGCTCATCCCGACGCGTATTTTTTTCTGCACATTGACAAAAAAGCCGTTCTTCCGGAGTTTGAAGCCATTTTGCCAAAAGAAAATGTGTTCTATGTAAATAAGCGGGAGAAAGTAGGCTGGGGTGCATACAGCATTGTTCAGGCTACCATCAATGGGCTGGAAGCGATCGTTTCTTCTGAGTTGAATATCGGATACATCAACTTGCTGAGCGGCTCCGACTATCCCTTGAAAAGAGCAGATGAGATCCACAATTTTTTTCGAGACCAAAACGGAAAAAATTTCATGGAATTTTTGTCTGTTTCCCACGAATGGAAAGAGGCAATTCCGCGCCTAAGCGAATATCACCTGACCGATTACCATTTTTCAGGGAAGTATTTCGTGCAAAGATGGATGAACAAGCTGTTACCCGCCAGAAAGATGCCCGACAATCTGGTGGCTGTGGGACGGTCCCAGTGGATGAGCATTACTCTGGATGCAGCGAAGTACCTTTTAACGTATTTAAAGGCGCATCCTGAGGTTACGCATTTTTTTAAACATACTTGGGCGCCGGATGAGATCATTTTTCAGACCATACTCTATAATTCGCGCCTTAGGGATACAATGGTGAACAACAACCTCCGGTACATCCGCTGGCAAGACGGCAAGGCAAGCCCGGAAATATTTACAGCAATGGATGAGCAGGATCTGTTGAACTCAGGGGCACTTTTTGCCCGAAAATTCGATATGACTTCTCATCCTGAAATACTGGACCAGATAGACAAGAAGATTTTTAGCTACACGTAG
- a CDS encoding sugar transferase, with protein sequence MELTSTSPGMVVEPKSYVALFRVIYLNKNLAQYLRFSEQYADSMQVEYFDSKEGVLRALEENYPADIILAHTESDGLQLLDTIRNNAGFGNIPFVLMVDKLSHEAIEMARKHHADDVFSVRFDDGDLITRIRYFKKRQWYVASKASQKIGAQSTRTPLWKRAIDVITTGTAVIILLPVFLLVALLIRLDSKGPVFYKSKRVGSGYKIFDLYKFRTMRTDADQLIRKMAALSMYNKTTEPLNQIESNGLCDECIAGNQCKSLLFHDGKEICEKLYHFQKDQKAAFMKFQNDPRITRFGQFLRNSSLDELPQLINILKGDMSLVGNRPLPLYEAEKMTTDDKILRFAGPAGLTGLWQVTKRGKGKADMSEEERTQLDITYAKEFSFKMDMQIILKTFPALLQSENV encoded by the coding sequence ATGGAATTGACAAGCACGTCCCCAGGAATGGTTGTTGAGCCAAAATCCTACGTTGCGTTGTTCAGGGTCATTTATCTGAACAAAAATCTGGCACAGTATCTGAGGTTCTCAGAGCAGTATGCCGATTCAATGCAAGTTGAATACTTTGACTCCAAAGAAGGCGTTCTCCGCGCCCTTGAAGAAAATTATCCCGCAGACATTATCCTGGCCCACACAGAAAGCGATGGCCTGCAATTGCTGGACACGATCCGGAATAATGCTGGTTTCGGTAACATTCCGTTTGTGCTGATGGTCGATAAGCTGAGCCATGAAGCCATTGAAATGGCCCGCAAGCATCACGCCGACGATGTTTTTTCCGTGCGCTTCGACGATGGCGACCTGATTACCCGCATCCGTTATTTCAAAAAGCGGCAGTGGTATGTGGCCAGCAAAGCCTCGCAAAAAATAGGTGCTCAAAGCACACGGACGCCTCTCTGGAAAAGGGCCATCGATGTCATCACGACGGGCACAGCTGTAATCATTTTACTGCCTGTGTTCCTGCTAGTGGCACTTTTGATCCGCCTGGACTCGAAAGGGCCAGTTTTCTACAAATCCAAAAGGGTAGGGAGCGGCTACAAGATCTTTGACCTTTATAAATTCCGCACGATGCGCACGGATGCCGATCAGCTGATTCGGAAAATGGCTGCGTTGAGCATGTATAACAAAACAACGGAACCCTTAAATCAGATCGAAAGCAATGGTTTATGCGACGAATGTATAGCTGGGAACCAATGCAAAAGCTTGCTGTTCCATGATGGGAAAGAGATCTGCGAGAAGCTTTATCACTTCCAGAAAGATCAGAAAGCGGCTTTTATGAAATTCCAGAACGATCCGCGGATCACGCGTTTCGGGCAGTTCCTGAGAAATAGCAGCCTGGACGAATTGCCACAGTTGATCAACATCCTGAAAGGCGATATGTCACTGGTGGGTAACCGCCCGCTTCCGCTGTACGAAGCCGAAAAAATGACCACTGACGATAAAATCCTCCGCTTTGCAGGCCCAGCCGGACTTACCGGCTTGTGGCAGGTGACCAAGCGCGGAAAGGGGAAAGCGGATATGTCGGAAGAGGAAAGGACGCAGCTTGACATTACCTATGCGAAGGAATTTTCCTTCAAAATGGATATGCAGATTATTTTAAAAACATTTCCGGCCCTCTTGCAATCAGAAAACGTTTAG
- a CDS encoding glycosyltransferase — MKIVEAVWLLTQFLIWYNLVFPVVLLLIYSIRSKDKLATAGALVPEEPDYGIIVTAYEYTQQLPTVVSSLLELDYQRYHIYVVADKCDITGLHFPSERVSLLRPEQTLGSNTRSHFYAIRHFIRPHSHLTIIDSDNLTDPQYLNELNVYFKAGFQAVQGVREAKNLDSTYACLDAARDIYYHFYDGKVLFGAGSSATLAGSGMAFTTALYKECLGHLDVTGAGFDKVLQEGIVSRKYRIAFAEKAIVYDEKTTGSDQLVKQRARWINTWFKYFALGFKIFFSGLTSLNRNQTLFGLVLLRPPLFIFLILSVFFLLINLFISIPVALMWFVGLCVFVMGFYISLKRSHTDSRIYQSLVNIPKFISFQLIALLNARKANQISVATRSGQTDEKQI, encoded by the coding sequence ATGAAAATAGTGGAAGCGGTTTGGCTACTTACTCAGTTCCTGATCTGGTATAACCTGGTCTTTCCGGTGGTGCTGCTCCTGATTTACAGCATTCGCAGTAAGGACAAGCTGGCGACGGCCGGTGCCCTGGTTCCGGAAGAACCGGATTACGGCATTATTGTCACGGCTTACGAATACACGCAGCAGCTTCCCACGGTGGTAAGCTCGCTGCTGGAACTGGATTACCAACGCTATCATATTTATGTAGTGGCCGATAAATGTGACATTACCGGACTGCATTTCCCATCAGAAAGGGTTTCATTGCTAAGACCCGAGCAAACGCTGGGCAGTAACACCCGTTCCCATTTTTATGCAATCCGCCATTTTATCCGGCCCCATTCGCACCTGACCATTATCGATAGCGATAACCTGACCGACCCCCAATATCTCAATGAGCTCAATGTTTATTTCAAAGCGGGATTTCAGGCGGTGCAGGGCGTGAGGGAAGCGAAAAATCTGGATAGCACCTATGCTTGCCTGGACGCTGCAAGAGACATTTATTATCACTTTTACGATGGTAAAGTGCTTTTCGGCGCAGGATCTTCGGCAACACTTGCGGGCTCGGGAATGGCATTCACGACCGCGCTTTACAAGGAATGTCTGGGGCACCTGGATGTTACCGGTGCGGGTTTTGATAAGGTGTTGCAGGAAGGCATTGTCAGCAGAAAGTATCGCATTGCATTCGCCGAAAAGGCCATCGTTTATGATGAGAAAACCACAGGAAGCGATCAGCTTGTGAAGCAACGGGCACGCTGGATCAACACATGGTTTAAATATTTTGCACTTGGATTTAAGATATTTTTCAGCGGATTAACCAGCCTGAACCGGAATCAAACCTTGTTCGGACTAGTGCTGCTCAGACCGCCGCTGTTTATATTTTTGATCCTGTCGGTATTTTTCTTGCTCATTAACCTGTTCATTTCGATTCCCGTGGCCCTCATGTGGTTTGTTGGTTTGTGTGTTTTCGTTATGGGTTTTTATATTTCCTTAAAACGCTCGCATACCGATTCCCGGATCTACCAATCGCTGGTAAACATTCCGAAGTTCATTTCTTTTCAGCTTATCGCCTTACTTAACGCCAGAAAGGCCAATCAGATTTCTGTGGCCACACGCAGCGGCCAGACGGACGAAAAACAGATATAG